The following coding sequences lie in one Rutidosis leptorrhynchoides isolate AG116_Rl617_1_P2 chromosome 4, CSIRO_AGI_Rlap_v1, whole genome shotgun sequence genomic window:
- the LOC139839925 gene encoding uncharacterized protein, whose amino-acid sequence MGCSFSGLNALYDSKSGDVWINENRFKIVRQLGEGGFAFVFLVKEVINETSSDGGVSSKFKDPSHISDDGTYAMKKVLIQTNEQLQFVKEEIRISSLFNHPNLLPLLDHAIISVKGTPEQNWTHEAYLLFPVHLDGTLLDNAKAMKAKKEVFTTSDVLQIFRQLCAGLQHMHNLETPYAHNDVKPGNVLLTHRKGQPPLAILMDFGSARPARKEIRSRSEALQLQEWASEHVSAPFRAPELWDCPSHADIDERTDVWSLGCTLYAIMYGVSPFEYALGESGGSLQLAVINAQIKWPTNAKPSYPEPLHQFVSWMLQPQATVRPRIDDILIHVDKLIAKFSV is encoded by the exons ATGGGGTGTTCATTTTCAGGACTGAACGCACTGTACGATTCTAAAAGTGGTGATGTTTGGATCAATGAAAACCGGTTTAAGATTGTCCGACAGCTCGGTGAAGGTGGTTTCGCATTTGTGTTTCTTGTGAAAGAAGTTATCAATGAGACTAGTTCTGATGGTGGTGTTTCATCCAAGTTCAAAGATCCATCTCACATCTCTG ATGATGGAACTTATGCTATGAAGAAAGTGTTGATTCAGACGAATGAACAGTTGCAGTTTGTGAAAGAGGAGATTCGGATCTCGTCGTTGTTTAATCACCCGAATCTGCTTCCACTGCTTGATCATGCAATTATTTCAGTGAAG GGCACACCAGAACAGAATTGGACACACGAAGCATACCTGTTATTTCCCGTCCATTTGGATGGGACGTTGTTGGACAACGCAAAAGCTATGAAAGCTAAGAAGGAGGTCTTTACTACCTCTGACGTTCTTCAAATTTTCCGCCAG CTTTGTGCAGGACTTCAGCATATGCACAATCTTGAAACTCCGTATGCTCATAATGATGTTAAACCCGGAAATGTCCTATTAACACATCGTAAAGGACAGCCACCATTGGCCATTTTGATGGATTTTGGAAGCGCCCGTCCTGCTCGAAAGGAGATCCGATCTCGATCCGAGGCCCTACAGCTGCAG GAATGGGCATCGGAGCACGTGTCAGCGCCTTTCCGAGCTCCAGAATTGTGGGATTGCCCAAGCCATGCAGATATTGATGAAAGGACCGATGTATGGTCTTTAGGTTGCACGTTGTATGCCATTAT GTACGGTGTATCTCCGTTTGAGTACGCATTAGGGGAGTCAGGTGGAAGCTTGCAATTGGCTGTCATAAATGCACAAATTAAGTGGCCAACAAACGCTAAACCATCATATCCAGAACCTCTTCATCAGTTTGTTTCATGGATGCTTCAACCTCAAGCTACAGTTAGACCTCGCATTGACGACATCCTCATTCATGTCGACAAGTTGATCGCCAAATTCTCCGTTTAA